From a region of the Pongo abelii isolate AG06213 chromosome 9, NHGRI_mPonAbe1-v2.0_pri, whole genome shotgun sequence genome:
- the LOC129048731 gene encoding tripartite motif-containing protein 51-like isoform X2 produces MEEIICCALMNTVKRRNYSYHLSPHVQKLFINPDPKMTCCSFFLRNMNSGISQVFQRELTCPICMNYFIDPVTIDCGHSFCRPCFYLNWQDIPILTQCFECIKTTQQRNLKTNIQLKKMASLARKASLWLFLSSEEQMCGTHRETKKMFCEVDRSLLCLLCSSSQEHRYHRHCPVEWAAEEHREKLLTKMQSLWEKACENQRNLNVETTRISHWKAFGDILYRSDSVLLHMPQPLNLELRAGPVTGLRDRLNQFRVDITLHHNEANSHIFRCGDLRSICIGCDRQNAPHITATPPSFLAWGAQTFTSGKYYWEVHVGDSWNWAFGVCNKYWKGENQNGNIYGEEGLFSLGCVKNGIQCSLFTTSPMTLQYVPRPTSHVGLFLDCEARTVSFVDVNQSSPIYTIPNCSFSPPLRPIFCCIHL; encoded by the exons atggaAGAAATAATTTGCTGTGCTTTAATGAACACTGTCAAGAGAAGAAACTATAGCTATCACTTATCTCCACATGTTCAGAAGCTTTTCATCAACCCAGACCCCAAAATGACATGTTGCTCTTTCTTCCTCAGAAACATGAATTCTGGAATCTCGCAAGTCTTCCAGAGGGAACTCACCTGCCCCATCTGCATGAACTACTTCATAGACCCGGTCACCATAGACTGTGGGCACAGCTTTTGCAGGCCCTGTTTCTACCTCAACTGGCAAGACATCCCAATTCTTACTCAGTGCTTTGAATGCATAAAGACAACGCAGCAGAGAAACCTCAAAACTAACATTCAATTGAAGAAGATGGCTTCCCTTGCCAGAAAAGCCAGTCTCTGGCTATTCCTGAGCTCTGAGGAGCAAATGTGTGGCACTCACAGGGAGACAAAGAAGATGTTCTGTGAAGTGGACAGGAGCCTGCTCTGTTTGCTGTGCTCCAGCTCTCAGGAGCACCGGTATCACAGACACTGTCCCGTTGAGTGGGCTGCTGAGGAGCACCGG GAGAAGCTTTTAACGAAAATGCAGTCTTTATGGGAAAAAGCTTGTGAAAATCAGAGAAATCTAAACGTGGAAACCACCAGAATCAGCCACTGGAAG gcttTTGGAGACATATTATACAG GAGTGACTCCGTGCTGCTGCACATGCCCCAGCCTCTGAATCTAGAGCTCAGGGCAGGGCCCGTCACTGGACTGAGGGACAGGCTCAACCAATTCCGAG tggATATTACTCTGCATCATAATGAAGCCAACAGTCATATCTTCCGATGTGGAGATTTGAGAAGCATTTGTATTGGATGTGACCGTCAAAATGCACCCCATATCACTGCAACACCTCCAAGTTTTCTTGCATGGGGTGCTCAGACTTTCACCTCCGGCAAATATTACTGGGAGGTCCATGTGGGGGACTCTTGGAATTGGGCTTTTGGTGTCTGTAATAAGTATTGGAAAGGGGAGAATCAGAATGGCAATATATATGGAGAGGAGGGACTCTTTAGTCTTGGGTGTGTTAAGAACGGCATTCAGTGCAGTCTCTTTACCACCTCCCCAATGACACTGCAATATGTCCCAAGACCTACCAGCCACGTAGGTTTATTCCTGGATTGTGAAGCTAGAACTGTGAGCTTTGTTGATGTTAATCAAAGCTCCCCTATATACACCATCCCTAATTGCTCCTTCTCACCTCCTCTCAGGCCTATCTTTTGCTGTATTCACCTCTGA
- the LOC129048733 gene encoding tripartite motif-containing protein 49D isoform X1: MTCCSFFLRNMNSGISQVFQRELTCPICMNYFIDPVTIDCGHSFCRPCFYLNWQDIPILTQCFECIKTTQQRNLKTNIQLKKMASLARKASLWLFLSSEEQMCGTHRETKKMFCEVDRSLLCLLCSSSQEHRYHRHCPVEWAAEEHREKLLTKMQSLWEKACENQRNLNVETTRISHWKDYVNVRLEAIRAEYQKMPAFHHEEEKHNLETLKKKGKDIFHQLHLSKAKMAHRREILRGTYEELMKMCHKPDVELLQAFGDILYRSDSVLLHMPQPLNLELRAGPVTGLRDRLNQFRVDITLHHNEANSHIFRCGDLRSICIGCDRQNAPHITATPPSFLAWGAQTFTSGKYYWEVHVGDSWNWAFGVCNKYWKGENQNGNIYGEEGLFSLGCVKNGIQCSLFTTSPMTLQYVPRPTSHVGLFLDCEARTVSFVDVNQSSPIYTIPNCSFSPPLRPIFCCIHL, translated from the exons ATGACATGTTGCTCTTTCTTCCTCAGAAACATGAATTCTGGAATCTCGCAAGTCTTCCAGAGGGAACTCACCTGCCCCATCTGCATGAACTACTTCATAGACCCGGTCACCATAGACTGTGGGCACAGCTTTTGCAGGCCCTGTTTCTACCTCAACTGGCAAGACATCCCAATTCTTACTCAGTGCTTTGAATGCATAAAGACAACGCAGCAGAGAAACCTCAAAACTAACATTCAATTGAAGAAGATGGCTTCCCTTGCCAGAAAAGCCAGTCTCTGGCTATTCCTGAGCTCTGAGGAGCAAATGTGTGGCACTCACAGGGAGACAAAGAAGATGTTCTGTGAAGTGGACAGGAGCCTGCTCTGTTTGCTGTGCTCCAGCTCTCAGGAGCACCGGTATCACAGACACTGTCCCGTTGAGTGGGCTGCTGAGGAGCACCGG GAGAAGCTTTTAACGAAAATGCAGTCTTTATGGGAAAAAGCTTGTGAAAATCAGAGAAATCTAAACGTGGAAACCACCAGAATCAGCCACTGGAAG GATTATGTGAATGTAAGGCTAGAAGCTATTAGAGCTGAGTATCAGAAGATGCCTGCATTTCatcatgaagaagaaaaacataatttggaGACGctgaaaaagaaggggaaagataTTTTTCATCAACTTCATTTAAGTAAAGCCAAAATGGCTCATAGGAGGGAGATTTTAAGAGGAACGTATGAGGAGCTGATGAAAATGTGCCATAAACCGGATGTGGAGCTACTTCAG gcttTTGGAGACATATTATACAG GAGTGACTCCGTGCTGCTGCACATGCCCCAGCCTCTGAATCTAGAGCTCAGGGCAGGGCCCGTCACTGGACTGAGGGACAGGCTCAACCAATTCCGAG tggATATTACTCTGCATCATAATGAAGCCAACAGTCATATCTTCCGATGTGGAGATTTGAGAAGCATTTGTATTGGATGTGACCGTCAAAATGCACCCCATATCACTGCAACACCTCCAAGTTTTCTTGCATGGGGTGCTCAGACTTTCACCTCCGGCAAATATTACTGGGAGGTCCATGTGGGGGACTCTTGGAATTGGGCTTTTGGTGTCTGTAATAAGTATTGGAAAGGGGAGAATCAGAATGGCAATATATATGGAGAGGAGGGACTCTTTAGTCTTGGGTGTGTTAAGAACGGCATTCAGTGCAGTCTCTTTACCACCTCCCCAATGACACTGCAATATGTCCCAAGACCTACCAGCCACGTAGGTTTATTCCTGGATTGTGAAGCTAGAACTGTGAGCTTTGTTGATGTTAATCAAAGCTCCCCTATATACACCATCCCTAATTGCTCCTTCTCACCTCCTCTCAGGCCTATCTTTTGCTGTATTCACCTCTGA
- the LOC129048733 gene encoding E3 ubiquitin-protein ligase TRIM48 isoform X2, with protein MTCCSFFLRNMNSGISQVFQRELTCPICMNYFIDPVTIDCGHSFCRPCFYLNWQDIPILTQCFECIKTTQQRNLKTNIQLKKMASLARKASLWLFLSSEEQMCGTHRETKKMFCEVDRSLLCLLCSSSQEHRYHRHCPVEWAAEEHREKLLTKMQSLWEKACENQRNLNVETTRISHWKAFGDILYRSDSVLLHMPQPLNLELRAGPVTGLRDRLNQFRVDITLHHNEANSHIFRCGDLRSICIGCDRQNAPHITATPPSFLAWGAQTFTSGKYYWEVHVGDSWNWAFGVCNKYWKGENQNGNIYGEEGLFSLGCVKNGIQCSLFTTSPMTLQYVPRPTSHVGLFLDCEARTVSFVDVNQSSPIYTIPNCSFSPPLRPIFCCIHL; from the exons ATGACATGTTGCTCTTTCTTCCTCAGAAACATGAATTCTGGAATCTCGCAAGTCTTCCAGAGGGAACTCACCTGCCCCATCTGCATGAACTACTTCATAGACCCGGTCACCATAGACTGTGGGCACAGCTTTTGCAGGCCCTGTTTCTACCTCAACTGGCAAGACATCCCAATTCTTACTCAGTGCTTTGAATGCATAAAGACAACGCAGCAGAGAAACCTCAAAACTAACATTCAATTGAAGAAGATGGCTTCCCTTGCCAGAAAAGCCAGTCTCTGGCTATTCCTGAGCTCTGAGGAGCAAATGTGTGGCACTCACAGGGAGACAAAGAAGATGTTCTGTGAAGTGGACAGGAGCCTGCTCTGTTTGCTGTGCTCCAGCTCTCAGGAGCACCGGTATCACAGACACTGTCCCGTTGAGTGGGCTGCTGAGGAGCACCGG GAGAAGCTTTTAACGAAAATGCAGTCTTTATGGGAAAAAGCTTGTGAAAATCAGAGAAATCTAAACGTGGAAACCACCAGAATCAGCCACTGGAAG gcttTTGGAGACATATTATACAG GAGTGACTCCGTGCTGCTGCACATGCCCCAGCCTCTGAATCTAGAGCTCAGGGCAGGGCCCGTCACTGGACTGAGGGACAGGCTCAACCAATTCCGAG tggATATTACTCTGCATCATAATGAAGCCAACAGTCATATCTTCCGATGTGGAGATTTGAGAAGCATTTGTATTGGATGTGACCGTCAAAATGCACCCCATATCACTGCAACACCTCCAAGTTTTCTTGCATGGGGTGCTCAGACTTTCACCTCCGGCAAATATTACTGGGAGGTCCATGTGGGGGACTCTTGGAATTGGGCTTTTGGTGTCTGTAATAAGTATTGGAAAGGGGAGAATCAGAATGGCAATATATATGGAGAGGAGGGACTCTTTAGTCTTGGGTGTGTTAAGAACGGCATTCAGTGCAGTCTCTTTACCACCTCCCCAATGACACTGCAATATGTCCCAAGACCTACCAGCCACGTAGGTTTATTCCTGGATTGTGAAGCTAGAACTGTGAGCTTTGTTGATGTTAATCAAAGCTCCCCTATATACACCATCCCTAATTGCTCCTTCTCACCTCCTCTCAGGCCTATCTTTTGCTGTATTCACCTCTGA
- the LOC129048731 gene encoding tripartite motif-containing protein 49D-like isoform X1, producing MEEIICCALMNTVKRRNYSYHLSPHVQKLFINPDPKMTCCSFFLRNMNSGISQVFQRELTCPICMNYFIDPVTIDCGHSFCRPCFYLNWQDIPILTQCFECIKTTQQRNLKTNIQLKKMASLARKASLWLFLSSEEQMCGTHRETKKMFCEVDRSLLCLLCSSSQEHRYHRHCPVEWAAEEHREKLLTKMQSLWEKACENQRNLNVETTRISHWKDYVNVRLEAIRAEYQKMPAFHHEEEKHNLETLKKKGKDIFHQLHLSKAKMAHRREILRGTYEELMKMCHKPDVELLQAFGDILYRSDSVLLHMPQPLNLELRAGPVTGLRDRLNQFRVDITLHHNEANSHIFRCGDLRSICIGCDRQNAPHITATPPSFLAWGAQTFTSGKYYWEVHVGDSWNWAFGVCNKYWKGENQNGNIYGEEGLFSLGCVKNGIQCSLFTTSPMTLQYVPRPTSHVGLFLDCEARTVSFVDVNQSSPIYTIPNCSFSPPLRPIFCCIHL from the exons atggaAGAAATAATTTGCTGTGCTTTAATGAACACTGTCAAGAGAAGAAACTATAGCTATCACTTATCTCCACATGTTCAGAAGCTTTTCATCAACCCAGACCCCAAAATGACATGTTGCTCTTTCTTCCTCAGAAACATGAATTCTGGAATCTCGCAAGTCTTCCAGAGGGAACTCACCTGCCCCATCTGCATGAACTACTTCATAGACCCGGTCACCATAGACTGTGGGCACAGCTTTTGCAGGCCCTGTTTCTACCTCAACTGGCAAGACATCCCAATTCTTACTCAGTGCTTTGAATGCATAAAGACAACGCAGCAGAGAAACCTCAAAACTAACATTCAATTGAAGAAGATGGCTTCCCTTGCCAGAAAAGCCAGTCTCTGGCTATTCCTGAGCTCTGAGGAGCAAATGTGTGGCACTCACAGGGAGACAAAGAAGATGTTCTGTGAAGTGGACAGGAGCCTGCTCTGTTTGCTGTGCTCCAGCTCTCAGGAGCACCGGTATCACAGACACTGTCCCGTTGAGTGGGCTGCTGAGGAGCACCGG GAGAAGCTTTTAACGAAAATGCAGTCTTTATGGGAAAAAGCTTGTGAAAATCAGAGAAATCTAAACGTGGAAACCACCAGAATCAGCCACTGGAAG GATTATGTGAATGTAAGGCTAGAAGCTATTAGAGCTGAGTATCAGAAGATGCCTGCATTTCatcatgaagaagaaaaacataatttggaGACGctgaaaaagaaggggaaagataTTTTTCATCAACTTCATTTAAGTAAAGCCAAAATGGCTCATAGGAGGGAGATTTTAAGAGGAACGTATGAGGAGCTGATGAAAATGTGCCATAAACCGGATGTGGAGCTACTTCAG gcttTTGGAGACATATTATACAG GAGTGACTCCGTGCTGCTGCACATGCCCCAGCCTCTGAATCTAGAGCTCAGGGCAGGGCCCGTCACTGGACTGAGGGACAGGCTCAACCAATTCCGAG tggATATTACTCTGCATCATAATGAAGCCAACAGTCATATCTTCCGATGTGGAGATTTGAGAAGCATTTGTATTGGATGTGACCGTCAAAATGCACCCCATATCACTGCAACACCTCCAAGTTTTCTTGCATGGGGTGCTCAGACTTTCACCTCCGGCAAATATTACTGGGAGGTCCATGTGGGGGACTCTTGGAATTGGGCTTTTGGTGTCTGTAATAAGTATTGGAAAGGGGAGAATCAGAATGGCAATATATATGGAGAGGAGGGACTCTTTAGTCTTGGGTGTGTTAAGAACGGCATTCAGTGCAGTCTCTTTACCACCTCCCCAATGACACTGCAATATGTCCCAAGACCTACCAGCCACGTAGGTTTATTCCTGGATTGTGAAGCTAGAACTGTGAGCTTTGTTGATGTTAATCAAAGCTCCCCTATATACACCATCCCTAATTGCTCCTTCTCACCTCCTCTCAGGCCTATCTTTTGCTGTATTCACCTCTGA